One window of the Pseudarthrobacter sp. ATCC 49987 genome contains the following:
- a CDS encoding putative quinol monooxygenase, with protein MIFIVVKFKVKPDWSDRWLGLVEDFTRATRQEPGNLWFDWSRSVEDPDEFVLVEAFKDDAAGDHVNSAHFKQAMADMPQALRETPRIISRQLDGEGWDRMGELTI; from the coding sequence ATGATCTTTATCGTCGTCAAATTCAAGGTCAAGCCCGACTGGTCGGACCGCTGGCTCGGCCTGGTGGAGGACTTCACCCGGGCCACCCGCCAGGAACCCGGCAATCTGTGGTTTGACTGGTCCCGCAGCGTCGAGGACCCCGACGAATTCGTCCTGGTCGAGGCCTTCAAGGACGACGCCGCCGGGGACCACGTCAACAGCGCCCACTTCAAGCAGGCCATGGCGGACATGCCGCAGGCCCTGCGGGAGACGCCCCGGATCATCAGCCGCCAGCTCGACGGCGAAGGCTGGGACCGGATGGGCGAGCTCACGATCTGA
- a CDS encoding DUF503 domain-containing protein codes for MWIGWIEFDVLLGDVHTLKEKRSIVRPVLAELKRRFDVSVTEAGLQDQYRRAVIGVGLVAADRAHVIEVLAAVDRFMAARTELELLSARRRELRSDD; via the coding sequence ATGTGGATTGGCTGGATTGAATTCGATGTCCTCCTCGGCGACGTTCACACTCTCAAGGAGAAGCGCTCCATCGTGCGCCCCGTGCTGGCCGAGCTCAAGCGCCGCTTCGACGTCTCCGTGACCGAGGCCGGACTCCAGGACCAGTACCGGCGTGCCGTCATCGGCGTCGGGCTGGTCGCGGCGGACCGGGCGCACGTGATCGAGGTGCTTGCCGCCGTCGACCGCTTCATGGCCGCCCGCACCGAACTGGAACTCCTCAGCGCCCGCCGGCGCGAACTCCGCAGCGACGACTAA